A stretch of the uncultured Desulfobacter sp. genome encodes the following:
- a CDS encoding MBL fold metallo-hydrolase: MEITCLLENNTTDPKLAPDHGLSFFIRTQDQSILFDMGQDGKFADNARLLGVDLTKTDLAILSHGHYDHGGGLPHFQSLNSTCETIMTRGALEGRCYAQYLDYPPKYIGLDTDAIDQSRCRLIDSDLVLSKHLTIITDFSKKGFIPKNNSGLFRQNKDGQLIDDEFTHELALLIEEDGTTVLFTGCAHSGMGNMIDTVLTRTGRSHIDHVIGGFHLYNRVTKTTEADSRLDILANELSSHAGTTYYTGHCTGPDAPAYMSQKMGSPINVFATGTRIEI, translated from the coding sequence ATGGAAATCACTTGTTTGCTTGAAAACAACACCACGGACCCAAAACTTGCACCTGACCACGGTTTAAGTTTTTTCATCCGCACACAGGACCAATCCATTCTTTTTGATATGGGCCAGGACGGCAAATTTGCTGACAATGCCCGGCTCTTGGGTGTGGATCTGACAAAAACAGATCTGGCAATACTCTCCCACGGACACTATGACCATGGCGGCGGTCTTCCGCACTTTCAATCGCTCAATTCAACCTGTGAAACCATCATGACACGTGGGGCCCTCGAAGGCAGATGCTATGCCCAGTATCTGGATTATCCCCCCAAATATATCGGCCTCGACACCGATGCCATTGACCAAAGCCGTTGCCGGCTCATTGATTCTGATCTGGTTTTGTCCAAGCATTTAACCATTATCACAGATTTCTCAAAAAAAGGGTTTATCCCCAAGAACAATTCAGGCCTTTTCAGGCAAAACAAAGACGGACAACTGATTGACGATGAGTTCACCCATGAACTGGCCCTGCTGATTGAGGAGGACGGCACCACGGTGCTGTTCACCGGGTGCGCCCACTCGGGCATGGGGAATATGATTGATACTGTCCTTACCCGCACAGGCCGAAGTCACATTGATCATGTCATCGGCGGCTTTCACCTGTATAACCGCGTAACAAAAACAACCGAAGCCGACAGCCGTCTGGATATTCTGGCCAATGAACTGTCATCCCACGCCGGCACAACCTACTATACCGGCCACTGTACAGGCCCTGATGCGCCGGCTTACATGTCTCAAAAAATGGGAAGCCCCATTAATGTATTTGCCACAGGCACCCGGATTGAAATCTGA
- a CDS encoding class I SAM-dependent methyltransferase has protein sequence MTDFSDKLVQILNYGSLNLALGIGYALKIFDVMDEKGCALSVEELSQATGLNARYLKEWLGIMVTGGIVEMTKNPDSEDAFLLPSDHGDLLCRRAGNNNLGVYTQEIPLLTACAMEAVKQGFQTGRGVPFSNYPDFQTFMSELADAKHRKVLISEFIPYVDQGRLEKRLQQGIRVCDLGCGQGVATCLMAQAYPKSEFVGMDNHETALEQARNLSESYGLSNIEFINQDAAKICEEPKFNRLFDYVCAFDAIHDQSHPLDALKGVKYMLRDGGLFSMIDIKASSNIKDNADHPMGPFLYTVSLMHCMPIGLNDNGSGLGMMWGKQQAENLLRQAGFTKVSAEEIPNDSFNLHFLCTP, from the coding sequence ATGACTGATTTTTCAGATAAACTGGTACAAATTCTCAATTACGGTTCTCTAAATCTTGCATTAGGAATAGGCTACGCCCTTAAAATTTTTGATGTCATGGATGAAAAAGGGTGTGCCTTAAGCGTTGAAGAACTCTCCCAGGCAACGGGCCTGAACGCACGCTATCTCAAAGAATGGTTGGGAATCATGGTCACCGGCGGCATTGTCGAGATGACAAAAAATCCGGACAGTGAAGACGCCTTTTTATTGCCCTCTGACCACGGAGATCTTTTGTGCCGAAGGGCCGGCAACAATAATTTGGGGGTCTACACCCAGGAAATTCCGTTGCTGACCGCCTGTGCCATGGAGGCTGTCAAACAAGGTTTTCAAACAGGCCGGGGCGTTCCATTTTCCAATTATCCGGATTTTCAGACATTCATGTCGGAACTGGCCGATGCCAAACACCGCAAGGTGTTAATTTCAGAATTTATTCCCTATGTTGACCAGGGCCGGCTGGAAAAGCGACTGCAGCAAGGCATCCGGGTCTGCGATCTGGGCTGCGGCCAAGGGGTGGCGACCTGCCTGATGGCCCAGGCCTATCCAAAATCTGAATTTGTCGGTATGGACAACCATGAAACGGCCCTTGAACAGGCCCGAAATTTATCCGAATCGTATGGATTATCCAATATTGAGTTCATCAACCAGGATGCCGCAAAAATCTGTGAGGAGCCAAAGTTCAATCGACTCTTTGATTATGTATGCGCCTTTGACGCCATCCATGATCAGTCCCATCCCCTGGATGCGTTAAAAGGGGTGAAATACATGCTGCGTGACGGCGGCCTTTTTTCCATGATCGATATCAAGGCATCCTCCAATATAAAGGACAATGCCGATCATCCCATGGGTCCGTTTTTATACACGGTCAGCCTGATGCACTGTATGCCCATCGGACTCAATGACAACGGCTCGGGTTTAGGTATGATGTGGGGAAAACAGCAGGCAGAAAATCTGCTCAGACAAGCGGGCTTTACAAAGGTTAGTGCCGAAGAGATCCCCAATGATTCCTTTAATCTGCATTTCTTATGTACCCCGTAA
- a CDS encoding HRDC domain-containing protein: MVYQFVTTDKDLAQVCLKLEPCEIIGVDLEADSMHCFSEKICLIQIAGPDQAWLVDPFLIDDFSPFSQLLENPSIIKVFHGSDFDVRSLDRELSVEIENLFDTEIACRFLNIKARGLGALLKSFFDIDVDKKYQKVDWSKRPLKDEMIAYSVGDVATLVQLHDLLKNRLENIGRLAWAQEEFDLQARVKYENNHIRPLFRKFKGAGKLDNRSLAVLEYLLEVRISQAEKKDLPPFKIMSNQSIMTMVQHRPASVEAVLKHRALSPKQAGMYGQLCVDAIQTALALPHRELPSYPRTRMPRKSSQVLGRIDALKKMREAASRTLAMEPGFLINNNMIAAVASGNPACPEDLLQIPGMRNWQVEALGERIVETLSRVQ, translated from the coding sequence GTGGTTTATCAGTTTGTAACAACGGACAAAGACCTGGCACAAGTATGCCTGAAACTTGAACCCTGTGAGATAATCGGTGTGGATCTGGAAGCCGATTCCATGCACTGTTTTTCAGAAAAGATATGCCTGATTCAAATCGCAGGTCCGGATCAGGCCTGGTTGGTGGATCCTTTTTTGATCGATGATTTCTCGCCATTTTCACAACTGCTTGAAAATCCAAGCATTATCAAGGTGTTTCATGGATCGGATTTTGATGTTAGAAGCCTTGATCGAGAGTTGTCCGTTGAAATTGAAAACCTGTTCGACACCGAGATCGCCTGTCGGTTTTTAAATATTAAGGCCCGGGGGCTTGGCGCCTTGTTGAAATCCTTTTTCGATATTGATGTGGATAAAAAGTACCAGAAAGTGGATTGGTCAAAACGGCCTTTAAAAGATGAGATGATTGCCTACAGTGTAGGGGATGTGGCAACGCTTGTTCAGCTGCATGACCTTTTGAAAAATCGTCTTGAAAATATCGGGCGCCTGGCCTGGGCCCAGGAGGAGTTTGATTTACAGGCCAGGGTTAAATATGAGAACAATCATATAAGGCCCTTGTTCAGAAAGTTTAAGGGGGCCGGCAAGCTTGACAATAGAAGTCTTGCCGTGCTGGAGTATTTGCTGGAAGTCCGAATTTCCCAGGCGGAGAAAAAGGATCTGCCACCCTTTAAAATCATGTCCAATCAGTCCATCATGACCATGGTCCAGCATAGGCCGGCCAGTGTTGAGGCGGTTTTAAAGCACCGGGCGCTTAGCCCTAAACAGGCCGGTATGTATGGGCAATTGTGTGTTGACGCCATTCAAACTGCACTTGCCTTGCCCCACAGAGAACTGCCGTCTTACCCCAGAACCCGGATGCCCCGAAAATCATCCCAGGTCCTTGGCCGCATTGATGCACTGAAAAAAATGCGTGAAGCCGCATCCCGGACCCTGGCCATGGAGCCCGGATTTCTAATCAACAACAACATGATTGCTGCTGTGGCATCGGGCAACCCGGCATGCCCGGAAGATCTGCTGCAAATTCCGGGTATGCGGAACTGGCAGGTTGAGGCGCTTGGGGAGAGAATTGTGGAGACCCTGTCCCGGGTGCAGTAA
- the thrS gene encoding threonine--tRNA ligase, whose translation MIQITFPDNAVKEFDTPPTGMDVATSISEGFARNCVAMEIEGQSLDLGTVIEKDSAVSFITAKDDEGLNILRHSSAHVMAEAVLNLYPDAKLTIGPVVEDGFYYDIDMDPVSEADLDKIEAEMKKIIKAKAGFERKVVTRQQALDLFADNPFKVELINELPEGEEISLYQNGKFVDLCRGPHIPNTGMIKGVKLLKTSGAYWRADQSREQLQRLYGISFFDKKKLNAYLTMIEEAKKRDHRKLGTRLDLYSFHDEAPGMPFFHAKGIAMWNALLDYWRMEHKKDGYVETKTPVMMTRKLWEQSGHWANYRENMYTSTIDDEEYAIKPMNCPGGMILFKTKSHSYKDLPHRAGEIGLVHRHELSGALSGLFRVRAFHQDDAHIFMTPDQIQDEVLGVLKLAERVYARFGLSFHLELSTRPEKSIGTDEQWETATNGLRSAMEAYDKEFMINEGDGAFYGPKIDIHIKDALGRTWQCGTIQLDMALPERFDLTYKGADNEKHRPIMIHRVIYGSMERFFGILVEHFAGKFPLWLAPVQAVVLPITQDLAPYAKEIQHLLAVHDIRCEVDERSETLKKKIREAQLNYVPLIITIGEKEKEDKVLSVRTLNGKVKMGITHKDFLTKVCGHIKDRTLEEIVL comes from the coding sequence ATGATTCAAATAACTTTTCCGGATAATGCAGTAAAAGAATTCGACACACCTCCCACAGGTATGGATGTGGCAACAAGCATTTCCGAAGGATTTGCCCGAAACTGCGTGGCCATGGAGATAGAAGGTCAATCCCTGGATTTAGGCACTGTCATTGAAAAGGACAGTGCGGTAAGTTTTATCACCGCCAAAGACGACGAGGGGTTGAATATCCTGCGCCACTCTTCGGCACATGTCATGGCCGAAGCCGTACTCAACCTCTATCCGGACGCCAAGCTGACCATCGGCCCTGTGGTGGAAGATGGTTTTTATTATGATATCGATATGGATCCGGTAAGCGAAGCCGACCTTGACAAAATCGAAGCTGAGATGAAAAAAATCATTAAGGCAAAGGCCGGTTTTGAACGCAAAGTGGTCACACGGCAGCAGGCTCTTGACCTGTTTGCCGACAACCCTTTTAAGGTAGAGTTGATCAATGAACTGCCCGAGGGTGAAGAGATCTCTTTGTACCAAAACGGTAAATTCGTTGACCTTTGCCGCGGCCCCCATATCCCCAACACCGGCATGATCAAGGGGGTTAAACTTCTGAAAACATCCGGTGCCTACTGGCGTGCGGATCAGTCCAGGGAACAGCTCCAGCGGCTGTACGGCATCTCCTTTTTTGACAAAAAAAAGCTCAACGCCTACCTGACCATGATCGAAGAAGCCAAAAAACGGGACCACAGAAAACTTGGCACCCGCCTGGATCTGTATTCTTTCCACGACGAAGCACCGGGCATGCCCTTTTTCCACGCCAAAGGCATTGCCATGTGGAATGCGCTGTTGGATTACTGGCGCATGGAGCACAAAAAGGACGGGTATGTGGAGACCAAAACCCCTGTGATGATGACCCGAAAACTTTGGGAACAAAGCGGCCACTGGGCGAACTACCGGGAAAACATGTACACCTCCACCATTGATGACGAAGAATATGCCATCAAGCCCATGAACTGTCCCGGCGGTATGATTCTCTTCAAAACCAAATCCCACTCTTACAAAGATTTACCCCACCGGGCCGGAGAGATCGGTCTGGTTCACCGCCATGAATTGTCTGGGGCCTTGTCAGGATTATTCCGGGTCCGGGCATTCCACCAGGATGATGCCCATATTTTCATGACACCGGACCAGATCCAGGACGAAGTTTTAGGCGTTTTGAAACTGGCGGAACGGGTCTATGCGCGGTTTGGGCTCTCCTTTCATCTGGAGCTCTCCACACGGCCTGAAAAATCCATCGGCACGGATGAGCAGTGGGAAACCGCCACCAACGGCCTGCGCAGTGCCATGGAAGCCTATGATAAAGAATTCATGATCAATGAAGGGGATGGTGCATTCTACGGCCCCAAAATAGACATCCACATCAAGGACGCTTTGGGCAGAACCTGGCAGTGTGGCACGATCCAGCTGGACATGGCGCTGCCGGAACGCTTTGACCTGACCTACAAGGGTGCGGACAATGAAAAACACCGCCCCATCATGATCCACCGGGTGATCTACGGTTCCATGGAGCGCTTCTTTGGGATTCTTGTGGAACATTTTGCAGGCAAATTCCCCCTGTGGCTGGCTCCGGTCCAGGCTGTTGTCCTGCCCATTACCCAGGATCTGGCCCCCTATGCCAAAGAGATCCAGCACCTGCTGGCAGTTCATGACATCCGCTGTGAGGTGGATGAACGCAGCGAAACATTGAAGAAAAAAATCAGGGAAGCCCAGCTGAACTACGTTCCTTTAATCATCACCATTGGTGAAAAAGAAAAGGAAGACAAGGTACTGTCCGTGCGCACCCTGAACGGCAAGGTCAAAATGGGAATCACCCACAAAGACTTTCTGACCAAGGTCTGTGGCCATATCAAAGATCGGACTTTAGAAGAGATCGTCCTCTAA
- the dapF gene encoding diaminopimelate epimerase gives MRIDFWKMHGIGNDFIMLDDRNKAIAGYIDYSDLAVNLCHRRFGIGADGIILARNSDTHDIRFVIINSDGSEPEMCGNGMRCFAKYLYENNILVKDEIKVQTLAGTVVPRIEKTQGGQVESVCVDMGVPKIVPDQIPFVHEGDTAFDVPIETAQGTLSVSCVSMGNPHAVIFVNDLSFVDIETIGPMVENHPRFPEKTNVEFIEVVSGSQLKMRVWERGAGVTLACGTGACAAVTAAHLTKRVGRQVGVHLDGGDLDISWNGAGEHIFKTGPAQTVFKGSIEI, from the coding sequence ATGCGTATCGATTTCTGGAAAATGCATGGTATCGGCAATGATTTTATTATGCTTGATGACCGGAATAAGGCCATTGCCGGGTATATTGATTATTCGGATCTGGCTGTGAATCTGTGCCACCGCAGATTCGGCATCGGTGCCGACGGGATTATCCTGGCCCGAAATTCCGATACCCATGATATCCGGTTTGTGATCATCAATTCAGACGGGTCTGAACCTGAGATGTGCGGTAACGGTATGCGCTGTTTTGCCAAATATCTGTACGAGAATAATATTCTTGTCAAAGATGAAATAAAGGTTCAAACCCTGGCCGGAACCGTGGTGCCCCGGATTGAAAAAACACAAGGCGGACAGGTGGAATCCGTTTGTGTGGATATGGGCGTACCCAAGATTGTTCCGGACCAGATCCCGTTTGTCCATGAAGGGGATACGGCCTTTGACGTACCCATTGAAACAGCCCAGGGCACCCTGTCCGTTTCCTGCGTCTCCATGGGAAATCCGCATGCCGTGATCTTTGTGAATGATTTGTCATTCGTGGATATTGAAACCATTGGTCCTATGGTGGAAAATCATCCCCGTTTTCCTGAAAAAACCAATGTGGAGTTCATTGAGGTCGTCTCGGGCAGCCAACTAAAAATGCGGGTGTGGGAACGCGGCGCCGGGGTGACGCTTGCCTGCGGTACCGGGGCCTGTGCTGCGGTTACGGCTGCCCATCTGACAAAACGGGTGGGGCGGCAGGTTGGTGTCCATCTGGACGGTGGGGATCTGGATATATCATGGAATGGGGCCGGCGAACATATTTTTAAAACCGGACCTGCCCAGACCGTTTTTAAAGGCAGTATTGAAATTTGA
- a CDS encoding ATP-binding protein, translating into MINRALSYLRSLDVSVQSRFLFIVIGISIFSSAAGLGGYVIFSKNLFQDMYDLHVNPIIHLNEMKNIYTINTLDTIDEMLSGHVSADDAKEILGLAQNLVKKEWQSYRLIFESEKHLHNLINHAAKKHLIDEGQKSFETVQQRIDELVDAIEQDNRAAIPDLLSQQIRPVIISAMDILNDLIESEVAGIQYSTDFMQHHFNHLIFIVLPIFILGFALIFIFVRFTLSNIRTIMQQLSRSQKELWDANRLLEYRVEKRTSEIQEMAEKAESANKAKSEFLANMSHEIRTPMNAIIGMSSLALQRALDEKTRNYISKVHRSAESLLGILNDILDFSKIESGKMDLENIDFFLEDVMLNLLNIIDIKAKNKGLKVRYNIHPQIPMALMGDPMRLGQILLNLCNNAVKFTDRGGEIIVSVAMEDDKDKGNQVKLRFSVKDSGIGMSRDEQKNLFQPFSQADTSITRKYGGTGLGLAISTQLVQMMGGRMWVESESELGSTFYFTVLLGKQEEQPTSFNFKNQKSHTPEKVTEAMDKLRGARVLLVEDNEINQELAMVLLMNNSIQVDCVFNGQQAIERLGQKHYDGILMDCQMPVMDGYTATQKIRQNPEFEKLPIIAMTAHAMVGDRQKSIDAGMNDYISKPLNVDKMFMTMAQWIVPAEPDIKNDAPAIKKDVDCGLPNIPGINIKAGLNITQNNVKLYRNLLLRFLDDQGNFVETFKHALKKDDTKAAAIAAHTLKGVAGTLGMMDLFTCASALERAVKKASENVETLLDDVSAELKPVLAGLKDLQKASCVKKTDSDDIVEFNRIPPLLTELGDLLGENDTESIEVAEKLIPFFQNTEHSQAFEQIMQAIKDYDFEQASKDLQSLASTLRVN; encoded by the coding sequence ATGATTAATCGTGCGCTATCATACCTTCGATCGTTAGATGTATCTGTTCAGAGTCGCTTCCTTTTTATTGTGATCGGAATTTCGATTTTTTCTTCTGCTGCAGGATTGGGGGGATATGTAATTTTTTCTAAAAACTTGTTCCAGGACATGTATGATCTGCATGTCAATCCTATCATTCACCTGAATGAAATGAAAAATATCTACACCATCAACACCCTTGATACGATTGATGAAATGCTTAGTGGCCATGTCTCTGCCGATGATGCAAAGGAGATCCTTGGGCTTGCCCAAAACCTGGTAAAAAAAGAGTGGCAGTCGTATCGTCTCATTTTTGAATCTGAAAAGCATCTTCACAACCTGATTAACCATGCCGCAAAAAAGCATTTGATTGACGAAGGCCAAAAGAGTTTTGAGACGGTTCAACAACGTATAGACGAATTGGTGGATGCCATAGAGCAAGACAACCGGGCCGCGATACCGGATTTGCTCTCCCAGCAAATCCGTCCGGTGATCATCAGTGCCATGGACATACTCAATGATCTGATTGAATCTGAGGTGGCCGGTATCCAATACAGCACTGATTTTATGCAGCACCATTTTAACCACCTGATTTTTATTGTATTGCCCATTTTTATTCTTGGATTTGCACTGATTTTTATTTTTGTCAGGTTTACCCTGTCCAATATCAGAACCATCATGCAACAACTCAGTCGTTCACAAAAGGAACTTTGGGATGCAAATCGGTTACTGGAATATCGCGTTGAAAAACGGACAAGTGAAATTCAGGAAATGGCCGAAAAAGCAGAATCAGCCAACAAAGCCAAAAGTGAATTTCTGGCCAACATGAGCCACGAAATCCGAACGCCCATGAATGCCATCATCGGCATGTCCAGCCTGGCTTTGCAGAGGGCTCTGGATGAAAAAACACGCAATTACATTTCCAAGGTGCACCGGTCGGCAGAGTCATTGCTGGGTATCCTCAACGACATTCTCGATTTTTCCAAAATTGAGTCTGGAAAAATGGATCTGGAAAATATCGATTTTTTCCTGGAAGATGTGATGCTCAACTTGTTGAATATTATTGATATCAAAGCCAAAAACAAAGGGCTGAAAGTAAGGTATAATATCCATCCCCAAATTCCCATGGCGTTAATGGGAGATCCCATGAGACTGGGCCAGATTCTGCTGAATCTATGTAATAATGCGGTTAAATTCACGGACAGGGGAGGAGAGATTATTGTTTCGGTTGCCATGGAGGACGACAAAGACAAAGGCAATCAGGTCAAACTTCGATTTTCAGTGAAGGATTCCGGTATCGGGATGAGCCGGGATGAGCAGAAAAATCTATTTCAGCCATTCAGCCAGGCCGACACCTCCATTACCCGAAAATACGGCGGAACAGGCTTGGGCTTAGCCATTTCCACGCAACTGGTCCAGATGATGGGGGGCAGAATGTGGGTTGAAAGTGAATCCGAGCTTGGGAGCACCTTTTATTTCACGGTACTGCTCGGCAAACAGGAGGAACAGCCGACGTCGTTCAATTTTAAAAATCAAAAATCCCATACCCCTGAAAAGGTCACGGAAGCCATGGATAAACTGCGCGGTGCCAGGGTGCTTCTGGTAGAAGACAATGAGATCAACCAGGAACTGGCCATGGTTTTATTGATGAATAACAGCATCCAGGTCGATTGCGTCTTTAACGGACAGCAGGCAATAGAACGTCTTGGGCAAAAGCACTATGACGGCATTTTAATGGACTGCCAGATGCCGGTAATGGATGGATATACCGCCACCCAAAAAATACGTCAAAACCCTGAGTTCGAAAAACTGCCCATTATCGCCATGACTGCCCACGCCATGGTCGGGGACCGTCAAAAAAGCATTGATGCGGGTATGAATGATTATATTTCCAAACCACTCAATGTAGATAAAATGTTCATGACCATGGCACAATGGATCGTTCCTGCAGAACCTGATATAAAAAATGATGCGCCCGCTATCAAAAAAGATGTTGATTGTGGCCTGCCAAATATTCCCGGTATCAATATTAAGGCGGGTTTAAACATAACGCAGAACAATGTCAAATTATACCGTAATCTGCTCTTAAGGTTCCTTGATGATCAGGGAAATTTTGTCGAAACCTTTAAACATGCGTTAAAAAAAGATGACACGAAGGCGGCTGCAATTGCAGCACACACCTTGAAAGGTGTGGCCGGTACCCTTGGGATGATGGACCTGTTCACCTGCGCATCTGCTCTGGAGCGTGCCGTCAAAAAGGCATCTGAAAATGTGGAGACCTTGCTTGATGACGTTTCGGCCGAATTGAAACCTGTGCTTGCCGGGCTGAAGGATCTGCAGAAAGCGTCCTGTGTTAAAAAAACAGATTCAGATGACATTGTTGAATTCAATCGTATTCCCCCCCTGCTGACCGAATTAGGAGACCTCCTGGGTGAAAACGACACAGAATCAATCGAGGTGGCTGAAAAGCTTATTCCTTTTTTTCAAAACACAGAACATAGCCAAGCGTTTGAACAAATAATGCAGGCAATTAAGGATTATGATTTTGAGCAGGCAAGCAAGGATCTGCAGTCACTTGCATCTACACTCAGGGTAAACTAG
- a CDS encoding ABC transporter substrate-binding protein yields MKKYYFVSLTLIGILIWFYLIKDSDTVGRQIVLGQSCALSGPAAQLGRQMMKGATAWFSFVNSQGGVHGRAIRLITYDDFYEPDYARKNTIELITQQHVFAMFGEVGTPTAKTALPEAQKYHVPFLMPFTGAEFLRTPPNELIVNLRNSYYAETQALVEYLRLTYHIDKIAVFYQNDSYGKAGREGVRRALEKRGLEIAAEGRYRRNTLSYRNALQTIKLSEPEAVILIGAYKPCAEFIKSAKKSGMDASVFCNISFVGSNDLIQALEGQTENVLISQVVPLPWENKNKASQEYRKIYKACYPDDPYGFVSFEGFLAAKLVVKALEKAGQDLTRKNFMAAFEQLDRKALDGFEITITPDDRQALERVFITNYSDGNFQQLEEVWVTND; encoded by the coding sequence TTGAAAAAATATTATTTTGTCTCCCTTACACTGATCGGTATTCTTATTTGGTTCTATCTCATAAAAGACAGCGATACTGTCGGCAGACAGATTGTTCTAGGCCAGAGCTGTGCACTCAGCGGTCCGGCAGCCCAGCTTGGCCGGCAAATGATGAAAGGGGCAACGGCCTGGTTTTCATTTGTTAACAGTCAAGGCGGAGTACACGGCCGAGCCATCCGCTTGATCACATACGATGATTTTTACGAGCCGGATTATGCCCGGAAAAACACCATTGAATTGATAACCCAACAGCATGTTTTCGCGATGTTCGGCGAGGTGGGGACCCCCACCGCCAAAACGGCATTACCTGAGGCACAAAAATATCATGTTCCTTTCCTTATGCCTTTTACCGGCGCTGAATTTTTACGAACCCCGCCCAATGAACTGATTGTCAACCTGCGTAACAGCTATTATGCTGAAACCCAAGCACTGGTGGAATATTTAAGGCTAACGTATCATATCGATAAAATTGCTGTTTTCTACCAAAACGACAGTTATGGTAAAGCCGGCCGGGAAGGCGTACGACGCGCACTGGAAAAACGCGGCCTGGAAATTGCTGCGGAAGGTCGCTATCGGAGAAACACCTTGTCCTATCGAAACGCCCTGCAAACGATCAAATTATCAGAACCTGAGGCGGTGATTTTAATTGGTGCGTATAAACCGTGTGCCGAGTTTATCAAATCGGCCAAAAAGAGCGGAATGGACGCTAGCGTATTTTGTAATATTTCATTTGTGGGCAGTAATGATCTGATTCAGGCCCTTGAGGGGCAGACAGAAAATGTTTTGATTTCACAGGTTGTACCGCTTCCGTGGGAGAATAAAAATAAGGCGTCCCAGGAATATCGAAAAATATATAAAGCATGTTACCCCGATGATCCTTACGGTTTTGTTTCATTTGAAGGATTCCTTGCCGCCAAACTGGTTGTCAAGGCCTTGGAAAAGGCTGGGCAGGATCTTACCCGGAAAAACTTTATGGCGGCCTTTGAACAGCTTGACAGAAAGGCTTTAGACGGATTCGAAATAACGATTACACCCGACGACAGGCAGGCATTGGAACGGGTTTTCATTACAAATTACAGCGATGGAAATTTTCAACAGCTTGAAGAGGTGTGGGTCACCAATGATTAA